A genomic segment from Tuwongella immobilis encodes:
- a CDS encoding sensor histidine kinase translates to MKRVSLTLRGGLVLAGVALLVFGGLSYATVAALRLESAQLESLHQAAQAEQLRLALWRLDSRMTPALAREESRPFANFLTISSPTSAFTNIGTPWGASAVWLPSPLLSAELPDWMQLHFQLDSKQGWQSPQVPQGVIERFVSVAQGMDLRNVTPERRHELDRLCTLFPARETLQQCIVRMPAPETSEEATRPLESPTTLAQSNVGPTPDDSRPIGQAVPLEEPQSPAQTVSPPGMTAIPQQSPQPPRPTATSRNARNDDPRQQGQYAGVSQMPSPPGMVPPGQNSAFAQGKQQLAPLIEQGRAAREAANLEFNIRSNASQRGFQEGKQAYGNDLTNYPQIRVSSLKDGLQNSAIPMALRVGSIIPHWLTSANGTHELMLLRRVQVGNSDLIQGVLLDWGRLETLLRAEIVDLFPEATLQARLNDTPTAPDRAMTTLPVDLVPGPPTPLPPVGLTTLRLGLGAAWIAAILALIAVGLGGWSLLELSERRIHFVSAVTHELRTPLTTLRLYLDLLTSGLVRDEAKRDEYLRTLHLEADRLHRLIGNVLDFARLENHRTALECQDCNADSLLMDWERDWGERCRLDGKQLEFHHELRPGWRIHTDGRYLSQIVGNFIDNARKYSREATDPRILVTLTAHDTTLRVDVRDFGPGIASREQRRIFHPFRRGRDADVTAGGVGLGLALAQRWATALGGSLHLVACDSAGACFRLEIPHAIRQAPLASSDA, encoded by the coding sequence ATGAAACGGGTCAGCTTAACGCTCCGTGGCGGATTGGTGCTGGCGGGTGTCGCGTTGCTCGTCTTCGGTGGGCTGAGTTATGCCACCGTTGCCGCGTTGCGATTGGAATCCGCTCAGCTGGAATCGCTGCATCAAGCGGCGCAGGCGGAACAACTCCGTCTGGCGCTGTGGCGACTCGATTCCCGAATGACCCCCGCCTTGGCCCGCGAAGAAAGCCGCCCGTTCGCCAATTTTCTCACCATTTCCAGCCCCACCAGCGCATTCACCAACATCGGCACGCCCTGGGGAGCTTCCGCAGTTTGGCTGCCCTCGCCACTGTTGAGTGCGGAACTGCCGGACTGGATGCAATTGCATTTTCAGTTGGATTCCAAGCAAGGTTGGCAATCGCCGCAGGTGCCGCAAGGGGTGATTGAGCGATTCGTGAGCGTCGCTCAGGGGATGGATCTGCGCAATGTCACGCCGGAACGTCGCCACGAACTCGACCGGCTCTGCACGCTGTTCCCCGCCCGCGAAACGCTGCAGCAGTGCATCGTGCGGATGCCTGCCCCGGAAACCTCCGAAGAAGCGACCCGCCCGTTGGAATCGCCCACGACACTCGCCCAATCCAACGTCGGCCCCACGCCCGATGATTCCCGCCCGATCGGTCAAGCCGTTCCACTGGAGGAACCCCAGTCGCCCGCGCAGACCGTCTCGCCCCCCGGAATGACGGCGATTCCGCAGCAATCGCCGCAGCCGCCCCGCCCCACCGCGACAAGTCGAAATGCGCGAAACGACGATCCCCGGCAACAGGGACAATATGCGGGCGTTTCGCAGATGCCATCGCCTCCTGGCATGGTCCCACCGGGGCAGAATTCGGCGTTTGCCCAGGGCAAGCAGCAGCTTGCGCCCCTGATCGAACAAGGGCGAGCCGCCCGAGAAGCCGCGAATCTGGAATTCAACATTCGCTCGAATGCCTCGCAACGGGGCTTTCAAGAAGGAAAACAAGCCTACGGCAACGACCTGACCAACTACCCGCAAATCCGCGTCAGTTCGCTCAAAGATGGGCTGCAAAACTCCGCCATTCCCATGGCGCTGCGCGTCGGGTCGATCATCCCCCACTGGTTGACGTCCGCCAACGGCACGCATGAACTGATGCTGTTGCGACGGGTGCAAGTCGGGAATTCCGATTTGATCCAAGGCGTGCTGTTGGATTGGGGCCGACTCGAAACCTTATTGCGGGCCGAAATCGTCGATTTATTCCCCGAAGCGACGCTGCAAGCGCGGCTGAACGACACCCCCACCGCGCCGGATCGTGCCATGACCACGCTGCCGGTGGATCTGGTGCCCGGCCCGCCGACGCCCCTGCCCCCGGTCGGGCTGACGACGCTGCGACTCGGCCTGGGTGCGGCTTGGATTGCCGCCATTCTCGCGCTCATCGCCGTCGGCCTGGGCGGGTGGAGTCTGCTGGAATTATCCGAACGGCGCATCCATTTCGTGTCCGCCGTCACGCACGAATTACGGACACCGTTGACCACCCTGCGGTTGTATCTCGACCTGCTCACCAGCGGATTGGTGCGTGATGAGGCCAAGCGCGACGAATATCTCCGCACGCTGCATCTGGAGGCCGATCGGCTGCATCGGCTCATCGGCAACGTCTTGGATTTTGCCCGGCTGGAGAATCACCGCACCGCTTTGGAATGTCAGGATTGCAATGCCGATTCGCTGCTGATGGATTGGGAGCGGGATTGGGGCGAACGCTGCCGACTCGACGGCAAACAGCTCGAATTCCATCACGAACTGCGGCCCGGCTGGCGTATTCATACCGATGGCCGCTATTTGTCCCAAATCGTCGGCAACTTCATCGACAATGCCCGGAAATACTCCCGCGAAGCCACCGATCCGCGAATCCTGGTCACCCTGACCGCTCACGATACGACCCTGCGGGTGGATGTCCGCGATTTCGGTCCCGGCATCGCCTCGCGTGAACAGCGACGCATCTTCCACCCATTCCGACGAGGCCGCGATGCCGATGTCACCGCCGGCGGCGTCGGTCTGGGGCTGGCGTTGGCTCAACGCTGGGCCACCGCGTTGGGTGGATCGCTGCACTTGGTCGCCTGCGATTCCGCCGGAGCGTGCTTTCGGTTGGAGATTCCACACGCCATCCGCCAAGCACCGCTCGCCAGCAGCGACGCATGA
- a CDS encoding response regulator transcription factor, translated as MTTAAIVHRVAVVEDEPAIRRGVVDALRLTGYEVLEAGDGLAGIVAGVQPGVDLVLLDLLLPKRDGLEVLAEIRRACPERPVIILTARGTEEDRVRGLKLGADDYVVKPFSARELLARVEAVLRRTVSRPVPIYAAMLGRGRIDLNRREILWDETDRVELSETESAVLQFLLQHRNRAVSREELLMRVWGIQATGLETRTIDMHIVRLRAKLRDPQGHPTPEAIVTVRNCGYMAGPEIRIEAESHA; from the coding sequence ATGACAACGGCAGCAATTGTGCATCGCGTGGCCGTGGTGGAAGATGAACCAGCCATTCGTCGCGGGGTGGTGGATGCGCTGCGCTTGACCGGTTACGAAGTGCTGGAAGCCGGCGATGGGCTTGCTGGAATTGTCGCCGGGGTGCAACCGGGAGTCGATTTGGTGCTGCTGGATCTGCTGCTGCCCAAGCGCGACGGGTTGGAAGTGCTGGCGGAAATTCGTCGCGCTTGCCCCGAGCGGCCGGTGATTATCCTTACCGCGCGCGGCACGGAAGAAGACCGCGTTCGCGGACTGAAATTGGGTGCCGACGATTACGTGGTCAAACCATTTTCCGCCCGCGAACTGCTGGCTCGCGTGGAAGCCGTGCTGCGACGCACCGTCTCCCGCCCGGTGCCAATCTACGCGGCCATGCTCGGTCGAGGCCGCATCGACCTGAACCGCCGCGAGATTCTCTGGGACGAAACCGACCGCGTGGAACTCTCCGAAACGGAATCGGCCGTCTTGCAATTTTTGCTGCAACATCGCAATCGGGCCGTCTCTCGCGAAGAATTGCTCATGCGCGTCTGGGGCATTCAGGCCACTGGATTAGAAACGCGAACGATTGATATGCACATTGTGCGATTGCGGGCGAAACTCCGCGATCCGCAGGGGCACCCCACCCCCGAAGCGATTGTCACCGTGCGCAATTGCGGCTACATGGCGGGGCCGGAAATTCGCATCGAAGCGGAGTCTCACGCATGA